The Nymphaea colorata isolate Beijing-Zhang1983 chromosome 5, ASM883128v2, whole genome shotgun sequence DNA segment TAAGCCAATACGTTGCCGTCATTGCCGAGAAGTTTTTGTTGCAGAGAGGACCACATTGAGTACCGAGCTTGGTGGTGACGATTTAAGCGTCATCTCATCATCTTCGCAAGTTGGTGACATTTCAACCCCAATATCGGCTTCACCTGTGCGACTGCAAATGGATGAACTGAACTCGAATGATCCAAGAAGAACAGAGAACCATGGAACCACAAACTGTGGCGAATTGAAGACGGGATTAAGTAGCGAAGACTTGGCTGATCAAAACTTTAACCAGGAAAGGCCGATGGTGAATCGGCCGCCGGTCGGTGATGAGTATTTTAAGCAAGGCCTTCGGTTCATGGTGAATGGTTTCTTCTCCCTGGCTAAAGCTGCTAAACCAGAGCAACTCCCTCAACTGATGTCCTATGGCAAAATCATTCTTCGCAATTTTGCTGATCTTGGTATTGCAGATTCCGGCTTCGGTGCACATCTCAATAGCTTGCAGCAGCAAGCCGCCGACGTTGCCTCACGCGAATCGTTGGCTTCAAGTTCAAAGGCTTCACACGATTCGCTTGTTGATTTGTTGCGTGCAACTGAACGTGAGACTTTTGAGGCACGGCAAAAGAAGGCAGCCATTGATGGAGAAATCAGTGATTGCACCAGGCAGGTGGAGAGAAAAGAGGCATCGCTAGCCGAGGCAAAGGAGAGGGAAGAGATGGCCAGGATAGCTAGAATTCAAGTGGAAGAAGAGCTGGAAGGAGAGAAGGTGAAGCTGATAGTGGCCGAAGCATCAAGTGAGAAGGCCGCGCACGATTTGGTAGGAAAAGAAGAAGCGTCAGCCAAGGCAAAGAAGAAGGTGAGCAGGGCTGAGGAGGAGTTGCAGGTGCATATGGAAGCACTCAAAGAGAGCAAGGCAAAGTGGACAACCCTTTGTTTGCAGGAACCTAATTCGCAGGACTAGGTTCTATGATTGGAGAAAGCTTGTTTGAATTTTAAGAAGGGCTCGTAGcatcttgttcttctttttctcttgcaccgtctcttgttcttcttcaaaaattgtgCTTTTAATTGCTATACTtactatatatatttgttgttggaaaGAAAGGTGCAATACttaacgccctgtttggttggagggaaagggagggaaaggaagggacggaaagggaagggaagaggaaagaaagggaaaagaatggaatggaaaggaaaggaaagaggtgattaaaaaacttgtttggatagaaaggaaaggaaaggaaagaaaaaactaaaatcttctttgtttttcttttagacGTGGGTCCTCATAGGTATTATGggcaaaaaaaacttttcatcttcttttcctttcctttccctcccaatccgtccgatttgggagggattgaatttacactaatctatcatttcttttccctccctttccttttccttccctcGCAGCCAAACATACTTtgtctctttccctccctttccctcctttttaattagccaaccaaacaaaggagggattgctcaatccctccctttcctcccattccctccaaccaaacaggccctaaaaGCAGAGTTGGTTGGAGCCCTGCATGCGTAAATGGTTCCCAAATATGAACTTAAAATCTAATCAAAAGCCAGCTTAGTAAAATAATCACAGCAGCATATAGACAAGGTAAGGTCTCTAGTTCCATTGTTGTAGGTGTTactctaattttttaattttcaaaggTAGCGGGTTGTGATATGTAAGTTGAAAGCTGCATTATTGCCATAATTAATGTCCGCATAGCTTAGGACTTTGGAGGCAAGGGAAACATGGGAACCTTTGAGCTTCAATTGGAGTGGTTGGGATGAATCTCACCCACTGAAAAGGTATGTTGTGTGAACTGTAAAATAACTCCAAAGCTGGTAGAATTGtttattttgacaaaaaaacagtATGAAAGCAATGAAACTCTAGTAGAAATTGGGTCAAATCATTTATATGAGGAAATGCTCCATTAGAGAATATCTATTTTATAAGTAGTCCCTTATTGTGGTATATTGTGGTATGTGCTTTCGGTGGCTTACTATGCGAGGTGAAGGGCACTTGTGTCATTTACAAAAAtagatattttggtcattttttagAAAGGTAAATTCTACATTTCTCACTCTAGCCTTTATAAGAGAATCTTCCTCTTCAAGCACAAAGAGCATTTCCATGATTTCTTTCCCTCACAACACAAACGTTTGTTAGGGCTTGAAGATTTGACCTTCTATACAATTAGGGTTTTCTCTAGGGCTAGCACTCATGTTTAAGGCTAGGCATTGGGGTGGTTATCTGACGGGCATTGGGGTGGGTACCTGAcggaaccaaaaaaaaaaaagcaccatGCCAGCTCGATAGTCATGGTGAGCTTGACTAAGCTCGATTCGGCccaataagatttttttttatacatatgtattgatttttatatataattataatatttcattatgattaattatatttatatattattttatactaaaaatatatatttttaatttaatcatgTCAAGCCCTACCCTAGCCCATCCAGGCCAGGTACCCGAAAGTTCACCAGATACCGCGGCCTGACACTCACTATTAGCTTTCTCTCATGGTTTGATAAtcttaaaacacatttaaagTACATTTAGCTTGTTAGGTTTTACTTGATTACACATTAAATTTACTGTGTTACATTACAAGAGCtaattttttgaaggaaaaaggaaacaaaaacaaaaagttggcCTCAAATGATCTACTATTTTTCCTGAAAACTTTCAACCGCTACAGGTTCATGTTTGCTTCATGCTATCATATTCCCCATGTTCAAAGAGAAAGTTCACAATTAGTTTGGGATTTATcataattaaaagaaagaatacATAAACTAGTTAGCTTGTTCTAGACCAAGCACTGAGCATGTGCACCAGCTTCTTGGCTTGTTCAGGAGAAAAAGTCTATATTTTGTGGCCCCTAGCAAGACCATGTGCTATGAGCTAAAAGTGATCAAATTTCCTCTTTTAGTTAAATGAAGAAACCCTCCCTTATAAGGTAAAAGTGGAACTCGGAAAAATTTCCATCTtataattaccaaaatatctttataataaaatataagaaCATGTCCTAtaacacctcaaaaatttagtcttatattgaaaattgtgaaggATTTTGAAAGACTTATAAAAAAAAGCTGTTAATTGTAGGTTGTTTTGATTCCTAACATTTTTTGGGCTAGCCCGAGCCCGATAATGGGTGGGCCATTACATGTCTTCCCATGTTAATTGCATAACACTGAAAATGCCTTTGTTTAACATAGCTCTTATGAcatttaaaaagagaaaagagtaGAGATAGGTGGTCGTTCTAAGGTGGAGGCAGGCGTAGGCAATAGTCCACATGAACTCATCAAAATTGTTTAATTTCATAATGATATATTagggtaatttttttaatttacatattgaCGCCCCTTAAAAACTTTAAATCTTATTATTAGTATCCTtagacaaaaatttctgactccgctcCTGCGTTGTTTCTCCTATCTTATGTCACTTAACCACAGTTAACTTCTCGCGTTATTAAGCCTGAAGAATATAAATAGGCGAGGCTTATACATGTTTGCTCTTTGCAAATAATTGATACACGGACTATAGCTAGGGATGTggcatgcacgcacacacacacacatatgatgaattaatattttgaaaaatgggaCAGAATTTTTTAA contains these protein-coding regions:
- the LOC116254204 gene encoding uncharacterized protein LOC116254204; translation: MVETKQSPAKRRWKAVCRRRRGRPRASYQSLNQLASSGAAAREQRQTRAAIVEDAEQRQTQAAIVEDAEQQQTQAAIVEDATFMTVCSNCKTIYEYHSPVLGKPIRCRHCREVFVAERTTLSTELGGDDLSVISSSSQVGDISTPISASPVRLQMDELNSNDPRRTENHGTTNCGELKTGLSSEDLADQNFNQERPMVNRPPVGDEYFKQGLRFMVNGFFSLAKAAKPEQLPQLMSYGKIILRNFADLGIADSGFGAHLNSLQQQAADVASRESLASSSKASHDSLVDLLRATERETFEARQKKAAIDGEISDCTRQVERKEASLAEAKEREEMARIARIQVEEELEGEKVKLIVAEASSEKAAHDLVGKEEASAKAKKKVSRAEEELQVHMEALKESKAKWTTLCLQEPNSQD